From Neobacillus sp. PS2-9, the proteins below share one genomic window:
- a CDS encoding glycosyltransferase, which translates to MISVILPVYNGEKFIKETINSLLNQTEKDLELLIVNDGSTDNSEEVILSFSDKRIKYFKQENKGVAEAFNKGLSEAEGDFITFHGADDLSLPHRFERTMEIIKNQSIGFVHSDMLLITGNGSPLGYWQSSNILPQDIYSFFLNVGTPFNNPTMIFKREVLKTDIKYDPTIKVGSDTDFILKAVEDCLSYHIPEPLYLYRRHQTNVTNQRSYDVLSRHVKLNITNEDLKNIDEASWNYDGPDHNLFAAKLIAGIALSRRWMTNEAFILFNEAIPLIKNERDRTFFEGMKGLIEEDYQRAFKHFSKIENRNHLEENYLGESLLLLKKYNEAYPHFLRALEIYPLYHSPVINLKAIGMLKGFNMLDKHVNKYK; encoded by the coding sequence ATGATTAGTGTCATTCTACCTGTATACAACGGGGAGAAATTTATAAAGGAAACCATTAATAGTCTGTTGAACCAAACAGAAAAAGATTTGGAGCTGCTTATTGTTAACGATGGTTCCACTGACAACAGCGAAGAGGTCATCCTATCGTTTAGTGACAAGCGGATCAAGTATTTCAAACAAGAAAATAAAGGGGTAGCTGAAGCTTTTAATAAGGGATTATCAGAGGCAGAAGGAGATTTCATTACGTTTCATGGAGCAGACGACCTATCCCTGCCACATCGTTTTGAGCGGACTATGGAAATTATCAAAAACCAAAGTATTGGATTTGTCCATTCTGATATGCTTCTCATTACTGGAAATGGATCTCCTTTGGGCTATTGGCAATCAAGCAACATATTACCGCAAGACATTTATTCGTTCTTTTTGAATGTGGGTACGCCCTTCAATAATCCAACTATGATTTTTAAAAGAGAAGTACTGAAAACAGATATAAAATATGATCCTACCATTAAGGTTGGTTCAGATACAGACTTTATATTAAAGGCAGTAGAGGATTGCTTGTCGTACCATATCCCGGAGCCGTTGTATTTATACAGAAGGCATCAGACCAACGTGACCAATCAGAGAAGTTATGATGTACTGTCACGTCATGTAAAACTGAACATCACCAATGAAGACTTGAAAAATATTGATGAAGCAAGTTGGAACTATGATGGTCCAGACCACAATTTATTTGCAGCTAAGCTAATTGCAGGTATCGCTCTTTCCAGGAGATGGATGACGAATGAAGCTTTTATTCTATTTAATGAGGCCATTCCTTTGATTAAAAATGAACGGGACCGTACTTTTTTTGAGGGAATGAAAGGGCTTATCGAAGAAGATTATCAGCGGGCGTTTAAACATTTCAGCAAAATAGAGAATCGAAATCATCTTGAGGAAAATTATCTTGGCGAATCCTTGCTTTTATTGAAAAAATATAATGAGGCCTATCCACATTTTCTTAGAGCATTAGAAATCTATCCACTTTATCATTCCCCCGTTATCAATCTGAAGGCCATAGGCATGTTAAAAGGATTTAATATGCTTGATAAGCATGTAAATAAATATAAATAG
- a CDS encoding GT-D fold domain-containing glycosyltransferase yields the protein MTYSFSPEQWEYLFRLGYPGTWDKASLASEAIYRGGEAIVKGKLLKNQYLPFNIEDIIEEGMKNLSKDLIHLQTAAEVEQQLNQALKEKKGFSVIRLGDGEILALAHDILVSSEEINSNRRLKGMGGFKVPNHEKRDLLVKNLLEADIVGLPEARYPVYQRMFNQVAKAYTLPLHTMKLTTSLINYQLNQETTFFHNILGNYKVLLIGNRSVDGKDFFIKKGYSSISGTIMVPGFDSIEKVMEEVDQYEFDIAFVSAGVAANIICVEIAKRNKPAIDFGHLLDWYLSGRRVIRTQ from the coding sequence TTGACCTATTCATTTTCCCCGGAACAATGGGAGTACTTATTCAGGCTTGGCTATCCAGGTACATGGGATAAGGCTTCACTGGCTTCCGAGGCTATCTATCGAGGCGGAGAGGCAATTGTTAAAGGTAAGTTATTAAAGAATCAATACCTTCCTTTCAATATTGAAGACATCATTGAGGAAGGCATGAAGAACCTATCAAAGGATTTAATTCATTTACAGACAGCTGCGGAAGTAGAGCAGCAACTGAATCAGGCATTGAAGGAAAAGAAAGGGTTCAGTGTGATCCGGCTCGGTGATGGTGAAATACTGGCTTTGGCACATGACATTTTGGTTTCATCAGAAGAAATCAATTCGAACAGACGGTTAAAAGGAATGGGCGGTTTCAAAGTCCCCAATCATGAAAAAAGAGATTTGCTGGTAAAGAATCTACTAGAGGCTGACATTGTAGGATTGCCGGAAGCGAGATACCCTGTCTACCAGAGAATGTTTAATCAAGTGGCAAAAGCATATACCCTTCCACTTCATACAATGAAATTAACAACTTCCCTCATAAACTACCAACTCAATCAGGAAACCACTTTCTTTCATAATATTTTAGGAAATTACAAAGTATTGTTGATCGGAAATCGTTCTGTGGATGGAAAGGACTTTTTCATTAAAAAGGGCTATAGCTCCATTTCAGGTACCATTATGGTGCCAGGGTTTGATTCTATCGAAAAAGTGATGGAAGAAGTGGATCAATATGAGTTTGACATTGCTTTTGTATCCGCTGGGGTTGCAGCTAATATCATTTGTGTAGAAATTGCCAAGAGGAATAAGCCGGCCATTGATTTTGGCCATTTGCTCGATTGGTATCTATCAGGACGGAGGGTCATTAGGACCCAATGA
- a CDS encoding glycosyltransferase family 4 protein, producing MIQELRSKEFNRRLERYKLANSQKLIQSNKNIDQLHIVYAMTHVGISGGVKIILEHANRLQKAGAKVTLVSHFQKPSWYPIEAEYIQVPFELELAKGIPLCDLIVATYWDHIQACMETGIAPVVYFEQGDFHLFDYDSMNRTLKNFIQKQFEISPFIYTVSHQAAKLITNIYGREAQVFPNAVDEDVFTTDGEKEKGDRPYLLMVGGESAKFKGISDIITAYDKVKNEFNMDLYWITPEQPSEAMKKRVTKVFVNPTQQKISNLYRGASLFICGSTYESFSLPTLEAMACGCPVVTTNNAGVLEYAVDQENAYICQMKNPDDMAEKIVQVLGSQEIQSKLRKNGLQTAQKYKWETIINDILHYYKNIASYNIQSSNDLNNWEIGVNAEQFLNQEDYGKLKRFLLVTHADIVKAPVIYSFDKAPKIARWEVIAHRKNGSEGNTEHCFCPLKPTNKLQLFNLPGYSSFLLREYEKALDDFIYLHENQENPKDKAVAARWIIITLMRLQRKQQAKKRVKEWISQYPHNADFYLLNALLLDEAKIKSSSIESVKLLGDATSYSEFFFHVQSLWEALLADK from the coding sequence GTGATACAGGAACTTCGTTCAAAAGAATTTAATAGGAGATTAGAAAGATATAAGTTAGCTAACAGTCAGAAATTAATACAGTCAAATAAAAATATCGATCAGCTGCATATTGTCTACGCCATGACACATGTAGGCATTTCCGGTGGGGTGAAAATCATCCTCGAGCATGCCAACAGGCTCCAAAAAGCTGGGGCTAAAGTAACCTTGGTATCTCATTTCCAAAAACCGTCCTGGTATCCAATCGAAGCTGAGTATATTCAAGTTCCTTTTGAATTAGAGCTGGCAAAAGGGATTCCCCTCTGTGACCTAATTGTCGCTACCTACTGGGATCATATTCAAGCATGTATGGAAACAGGTATTGCTCCGGTTGTTTATTTTGAACAGGGAGATTTTCATTTATTTGACTATGATTCTATGAATCGTACATTAAAGAATTTCATTCAGAAACAATTTGAGATTTCCCCTTTTATTTACACGGTCTCCCACCAGGCAGCTAAGCTTATTACTAACATATACGGCAGAGAAGCACAGGTTTTCCCTAATGCGGTTGATGAAGATGTATTTACCACAGATGGAGAAAAGGAAAAGGGTGACCGGCCATACCTATTAATGGTGGGCGGAGAAAGCGCAAAATTTAAAGGTATCTCTGACATAATTACAGCATACGACAAAGTAAAAAATGAATTTAATATGGATTTATATTGGATCACACCAGAACAGCCATCTGAAGCGATGAAAAAGAGAGTAACAAAGGTGTTCGTTAACCCCACTCAGCAAAAAATCAGCAATCTCTATAGAGGGGCATCCTTGTTTATTTGTGGGTCGACTTATGAAAGTTTTTCACTTCCGACGCTAGAGGCAATGGCTTGTGGTTGTCCTGTTGTTACTACAAACAATGCAGGGGTACTCGAATACGCGGTAGATCAGGAGAATGCTTACATCTGTCAGATGAAAAATCCTGATGACATGGCTGAAAAAATCGTACAGGTATTAGGCAGTCAAGAGATCCAATCCAAACTAAGAAAGAATGGCCTTCAAACAGCACAAAAGTATAAATGGGAAACCATAATAAATGATATCCTACACTATTATAAAAATATTGCTTCCTATAACATCCAGTCCTCAAATGACTTGAATAATTGGGAAATAGGCGTAAATGCAGAGCAGTTTTTGAACCAAGAGGATTACGGAAAATTGAAAAGATTTTTGCTTGTTACTCATGCGGATATAGTAAAAGCCCCGGTAATCTATAGTTTTGACAAGGCTCCCAAAATTGCCAGATGGGAAGTCATTGCACATCGTAAAAATGGGAGCGAAGGGAATACAGAGCATTGTTTTTGTCCACTAAAACCTACTAACAAACTTCAGTTATTTAATCTCCCGGGCTACAGCTCTTTTTTATTAAGGGAATATGAAAAAGCATTGGATGACTTTATTTATTTACATGAGAATCAAGAAAATCCGAAAGATAAAGCAGTAGCAGCCCGCTGGATTATTATCACCCTTATGAGGCTGCAAAGGAAGCAACAGGCAAAAAAACGAGTAAAAGAGTGGATCAGCCAATACCCCCATAACGCTGATTTTTATTTACTGAATGCGCTACTCCTTGATGAAGCGAAAATAAAATCCTCTTCCATTGAATCGGTTAAACTGTTAGGCGACGCAACTTCCTATTCGGAATTTTTCTTTCATGTGCAATCTCTGTGGGAGGCACTTCTTGCTGATAAATGA
- a CDS encoding Gfo/Idh/MocA family oxidoreductase: MLRAGVIGCGYWGPNIIRNLDALPEVDLMYIADLNTDQLNKQKALYPHVTITTNYQDIIKDPSIDMVLIVTPVNTHYHFAKEALMNGKHVFIEKPLTNSVKSSTDLCKMAESKNLTLMVGHTFIYTSAVRKMKEIIDSGEIGEIKYISSQRLNMGLYQRDINVLWDLAPHDLSIVDYLIDGQITKVEAYGQRNVNPELEDTAFLNLTFSNGEKVYIMNSWQYPEKVRKMAVIGTEGMIIYDDMESEKKVKVFLKHVDISQNDNGEVSYSYMNERDYIPELVLKEALHVELAHFADCVRNNKEPLTSGNKGLNVVKVLEESDFLLRSNKK, translated from the coding sequence ATGTTAAGAGCAGGTGTCATTGGCTGCGGCTACTGGGGACCAAATATAATCCGTAATCTGGATGCATTGCCGGAAGTCGATCTTATGTATATCGCTGATTTAAACACTGATCAACTAAACAAACAAAAAGCATTATATCCTCATGTTACTATCACCACAAACTATCAAGACATAATTAAGGATCCTTCCATTGACATGGTTTTAATTGTCACTCCAGTAAATACTCATTATCATTTTGCAAAAGAAGCACTCATGAACGGCAAACATGTCTTTATAGAAAAACCACTGACCAATTCTGTAAAGAGTTCTACAGATCTATGTAAGATGGCTGAATCAAAAAATCTTACACTGATGGTCGGACATACATTTATTTACACAAGTGCCGTCCGAAAAATGAAAGAAATTATTGATTCAGGAGAGATTGGAGAAATCAAATATATTTCTTCTCAACGGTTAAACATGGGCTTATATCAAAGGGATATTAATGTGCTATGGGATTTAGCACCACATGATTTGTCTATTGTTGACTACCTTATTGATGGACAAATCACAAAGGTAGAAGCCTATGGACAACGAAATGTGAATCCGGAATTGGAGGACACTGCATTTCTCAATTTAACTTTTTCAAATGGAGAAAAAGTCTACATTATGAATAGCTGGCAATATCCTGAGAAAGTCCGAAAAATGGCTGTTATAGGGACCGAGGGTATGATTATTTATGATGATATGGAGTCTGAGAAGAAAGTAAAGGTTTTTTTAAAGCATGTAGATATTTCACAGAATGATAATGGAGAAGTTTCCTATAGTTATATGAATGAAAGAGACTATATTCCAGAACTTGTTTTAAAAGAAGCTTTACATGTGGAGCTTGCTCATTTTGCAGATTGTGTACGTAACAATAAAGAGCCGCTTACCAGTGGAAATAAGGGTTTGAACGTTGTAAAAGTACTTGAAGAAAGTGATTTTTTATTAAGGAGCAATAAAAAATGA
- a CDS encoding acyltransferase — MESKSNLTNVKLGENVKIYDFVNAYGCEIGDGTRIGAFVEIQKGVKIGKNCKISSHSFLCEGVYIADGVFIGHGVMFTNDMFPKATNADGTLQTDAEWTLLETVVEERVSIGSGCTILPGITIGKGALIGAGSVVTKNVPANSIVAGNPAKLIRIIKE; from the coding sequence ATGGAAAGCAAAAGTAATTTAACAAATGTAAAACTGGGAGAAAATGTAAAAATTTATGACTTTGTAAACGCCTATGGATGTGAAATAGGTGATGGTACCAGAATTGGAGCATTTGTAGAAATCCAAAAAGGCGTTAAAATCGGGAAAAATTGCAAAATCTCCAGCCACTCCTTTCTCTGTGAGGGAGTCTATATAGCGGATGGGGTTTTTATTGGGCATGGAGTGATGTTTACAAACGATATGTTCCCGAAGGCCACCAACGCAGATGGTACGCTGCAAACTGATGCTGAATGGACTTTGCTCGAAACGGTCGTTGAAGAGCGTGTATCCATTGGATCAGGCTGCACCATTTTGCCAGGCATCACTATAGGAAAAGGAGCATTGATAGGTGCTGGAAGTGTCGTTACAAAGAATGTTCCAGCAAATTCAATTGTTGCCGGAAACCCAGCCAAACTGATCCGCATTATTAAGGAATAA
- a CDS encoding glycosyltransferase, translated as MNDKLKILLLIKPFWKKFPKHLPKFETITAIESFAEVRYWYKDGNIQEILKRIKFTPDFILHYDVAWGYAFSPMISGLDQVDIPKGCIVIDTHYFPYVRRQYFKDTNIDMIFSLTKSPFLKTFPEYQEKFRWWPFAINSGIFKDWQLEKDIDCLLMGQVYDREGTSPNNTNTPKGRYPFREEVLEKMRNTKGFVFHPHPGHDAPSSAILNQKYAQELNRSKIFFTCGGVYKYPVLKYFEAPACRTLLLAEPVQDILDLGFIDGQHFVACDRSNFQEKAAHYLENEQERQFITDNGFAFIHQYHSNQARALQLIQYIEEFLRNRATS; from the coding sequence ATGAATGATAAGTTGAAAATTTTATTGCTGATCAAGCCCTTTTGGAAGAAGTTCCCCAAGCATTTGCCGAAATTTGAAACCATTACTGCCATTGAGAGTTTTGCCGAGGTTAGATATTGGTACAAAGACGGGAACATTCAAGAAATTTTAAAACGAATCAAGTTTACTCCTGATTTTATTCTCCACTATGATGTTGCCTGGGGGTATGCCTTTTCACCGATGATCAGCGGTCTTGATCAGGTGGACATTCCAAAAGGATGTATCGTGATTGATACGCATTACTTTCCTTATGTAAGAAGGCAATACTTTAAAGATACAAATATAGATATGATATTTTCCCTCACCAAGTCGCCCTTTTTAAAGACATTTCCTGAATATCAGGAGAAATTCAGGTGGTGGCCGTTTGCTATTAATTCCGGGATTTTTAAAGACTGGCAGTTAGAAAAAGACATCGATTGCTTATTAATGGGACAGGTTTATGATCGGGAAGGAACGAGTCCAAACAATACGAACACACCAAAAGGAAGATACCCTTTTAGAGAAGAAGTATTGGAGAAAATGAGAAATACCAAGGGATTTGTCTTTCATCCACATCCGGGACATGATGCCCCTTCCAGCGCCATATTAAATCAAAAGTATGCCCAGGAATTAAATCGCTCGAAAATATTTTTCACATGTGGTGGGGTATATAAATACCCGGTTCTAAAGTACTTTGAGGCTCCGGCCTGCAGAACTCTTTTGCTTGCGGAACCAGTTCAGGATATCCTTGACCTTGGTTTTATAGATGGACAGCATTTTGTGGCCTGTGATCGGTCAAACTTTCAGGAGAAAGCGGCACATTATTTAGAAAATGAACAAGAAAGACAATTCATTACTGATAATGGATTTGCGTTTATTCATCAATATCACTCGAATCAGGCAAGAGCTCTGCAGTTAATTCAATATATTGAAGAGTTTTTAAGAAACCGGGCTACTTCTTAA
- a CDS encoding DegT/DnrJ/EryC1/StrS family aminotransferase, with protein MTIPFLDLQAQYRSIKDEIKAAVEQIFENCAFIGGQEVERFEKSFAQYCQAAHCVSVANGTDALWLTLKAMDIGPGDEVILPANTFIATAEAITAVGASPVFVDHDIDTYTINTSAISDKISEKTKAIIAVHLYGQTADMDPILKIAAEHGLKVIEDAAQAHGAEYKGIRAGSIGDAACFSFYPGKNLGAYGDGGAVVTNDQNLAEKVRFLSQHGSKVKYIHEIAGYNSRLDGVQAAILNIKLKYIEQWTEARRKNAELYRNLLKDSSIVFPTEREHCRHVYHLFVIRVKNRDVVQRNLLNRGIQTGIHYPTPIHLSEAYRNLGIPEGSFPISEDYAKELLSLPMYAELSEDQIKEICDTLRDIVD; from the coding sequence ATGACTATACCATTTTTAGATTTACAAGCCCAATATAGGAGTATAAAGGATGAAATAAAGGCAGCGGTCGAACAAATCTTTGAGAACTGCGCTTTTATCGGTGGACAAGAAGTTGAGAGATTCGAAAAAAGCTTCGCACAATATTGCCAAGCTGCTCATTGTGTGAGTGTGGCCAATGGAACAGATGCATTATGGCTTACTCTGAAGGCGATGGATATTGGCCCTGGCGATGAAGTGATCCTCCCTGCCAACACCTTCATCGCCACCGCTGAAGCCATTACTGCAGTAGGTGCATCCCCAGTATTTGTCGATCATGATATTGATACCTATACCATTAACACCTCTGCTATTTCAGATAAGATTTCCGAAAAGACAAAAGCGATTATTGCCGTCCATTTGTATGGACAGACAGCAGATATGGATCCGATATTAAAAATTGCCGCTGAGCATGGACTGAAAGTGATTGAAGATGCTGCTCAAGCACATGGGGCTGAATATAAAGGGATAAGGGCTGGGTCCATCGGTGATGCAGCGTGCTTTAGCTTTTATCCGGGCAAGAATTTAGGAGCCTATGGTGATGGTGGAGCAGTTGTAACAAACGACCAAAACCTAGCAGAAAAAGTACGCTTTTTAAGCCAGCATGGCAGCAAAGTAAAATACATTCATGAAATAGCTGGTTATAACAGCAGATTAGACGGAGTTCAAGCCGCTATCTTAAATATTAAGTTGAAATATATCGAGCAATGGACAGAAGCTAGAAGGAAAAATGCTGAACTTTATAGGAATCTATTAAAAGATTCTTCTATTGTTTTTCCAACGGAAAGAGAACATTGCAGACATGTATACCATCTTTTTGTTATTCGTGTGAAGAACCGCGATGTTGTTCAAAGAAATTTACTCAATCGGGGCATTCAAACAGGTATCCATTATCCTACGCCTATCCACTTATCAGAAGCCTATAGGAATCTTGGAATTCCAGAAGGCAGCTTCCCAATAAGTGAAGATTATGCAAAAGAACTATTATCACTACCTATGTACGCAGAGCTATCAGAGGATCAGATTAAGGAAATTTGTGATACTTTAAGAGATATTGTCGATTAA